A window of Xylophilus sp. GW821-FHT01B05 contains these coding sequences:
- a CDS encoding LysR family transcriptional regulator codes for MAAIVITNFSIDNQDEIQFISSWGSLMSEVSRRFDGLSEFVETARTGSFTAAGLVLNLTASAVGKSVSRLEARVGTKLLHRTTRRLTLTNDGEAYLQTCLAVLGELDGAEKSLATGRASPVGKVRIDLPAAFGRRHVMPILTDLALVHSGLNFSVMFSERTINVVDEGVDLAVRIGTLDDDSDLVARQIGVQRLVICASPSYIERHGRPQDAAELATRACIIGWRRTARPTWLLKNADGRSQKQEVNVRHEFSDGDAMVDAVLAGCGLCQLPTWLIAGHLQTGRLVSVLDPFAGAEMPIHAVWPRSRYVHPKLRVVVDALAQAAAAPNSGFA; via the coding sequence TTGGCAGCTATCGTAATTACCAATTTCTCCATTGATAATCAGGATGAAATTCAATTCATTTCATCCTGGGGTTCTTTAATGTCAGAGGTCTCGCGCCGATTCGATGGCTTGTCCGAGTTCGTGGAGACAGCGCGCACCGGGAGCTTTACCGCAGCCGGGCTGGTGCTGAACCTGACCGCGTCGGCGGTGGGCAAGAGCGTTTCGCGCCTGGAGGCGCGCGTCGGCACGAAGCTGCTGCACCGCACGACACGGCGGCTAACGCTCACCAATGACGGTGAGGCCTATCTGCAGACCTGCCTGGCAGTCCTGGGTGAACTGGACGGGGCAGAGAAAAGCCTGGCGACCGGTCGAGCGTCGCCGGTGGGCAAGGTGCGCATTGACCTTCCCGCCGCGTTTGGCCGGCGCCATGTGATGCCGATCCTGACGGACCTGGCCCTGGTGCACAGCGGCCTGAACTTCTCGGTCATGTTCAGCGAACGGACCATCAACGTGGTCGACGAAGGCGTCGACCTGGCCGTTCGCATCGGCACCCTGGACGATGACAGCGATTTGGTCGCGCGCCAGATAGGGGTGCAAAGGCTGGTGATCTGCGCCTCGCCCTCTTACATCGAGCGCCATGGCCGTCCGCAGGATGCCGCGGAGTTGGCAACCAGAGCCTGCATCATTGGATGGCGCCGGACGGCTCGGCCCACTTGGCTGCTGAAGAACGCCGATGGGCGCTCCCAGAAGCAGGAAGTGAACGTCCGGCACGAATTCAGCGATGGTGACGCAATGGTCGACGCCGTTCTGGCGGGATGCGGGCTGTGCCAGCTACCGACCTGGTTGATTGCCGGGCATCTGCAGACGGGGCGCCTGGTCTCGGTGCTGGACCCGTTCGCCGGCGCGGAGATGCCGATACACGCAGTCTGGCCCAGGTCCCGCTACGTGCACCCGAAGCTGCGGGTGGTGGTGGATGCCCTCGCACAAGCCGCGGCCGCACCCAACTCGGGTTTCGCTTGA
- a CDS encoding MarR family transcriptional regulator → MSTPSTPFTEREAALMALGVALPRLQRGYRAAADRAGAHVGLSQAMAWPLVMIGRAGDGVRQGVLADMLAIESPSLVRPLEQLMESGFVERREDPLDRRAKTLHLTPAGTEARAQIEEALYAMRTELFQGVSDEDVASCLRVFAVLEARLGRGATLQASQETAG, encoded by the coding sequence ATGTCCACACCCAGCACCCCCTTCACCGAGCGCGAAGCCGCGTTGATGGCCCTGGGCGTGGCGCTGCCCCGGCTGCAGCGCGGCTACCGGGCGGCGGCGGACAGGGCGGGAGCGCATGTCGGGCTGTCGCAGGCCATGGCCTGGCCGCTGGTGATGATTGGCCGCGCGGGCGACGGCGTGCGCCAGGGCGTGCTGGCCGACATGCTGGCCATAGAGAGCCCATCGCTGGTGCGGCCGCTGGAGCAACTGATGGAGTCCGGCTTTGTCGAGCGGCGCGAAGACCCGTTGGACCGCCGCGCCAAGACCCTGCACCTGACGCCCGCCGGCACCGAGGCCCGCGCCCAGATCGAAGAGGCGCTGTACGCCATGCGCACCGAGCTGTTCCAGGGCGTGTCGGACGAAGACGTGGCCAGCTGCCTGCGCGTTTTTGCGGTGCTGGAGGCGCGATTGGGGCGCGGCGCCACATTGCAGGCATCGCAGGAGACGGCGGGATGA